GCCATCCATCGGTCCACCGTGGACTGGTGCTCCAGCAGCACGTACAGCAGCAGCGGGCGCCCCGTACGCAAGCGGGCGGTGAAGAGCAGGTCGCTCTCGGTCTCGCGCAGTTCCGGGTCCACCACGCTGCCGGGCTCCAGGCGCAGACTGGACCAGTCCACTGCGGAGAAGAGCCGGGCGGGGAGAACAGCACGCAGCTCGGCCTCGGCCCGCTCGGGACGGCCAAAGGTATAGCGGGCGCCTGGAGCACCCCGCCGGGAGCCAACAGGCCGTGCATGTCCGCGTCTGCGCCCCTTCGTCACGTGGCCCGGTGTTAACCTGGGGCGCATGCTTCCACTCCTCCTTTTGCTCCTCATGGCGCAGATCCCATGCGTTCAGGGAGAGTCCACAGCCGTGTGTCACTGCAAGCAGGGCATGGCCAGCGCTTGCGCGGCCCTGGACCCTCGGAAGGCCGCCGAGATCGAGAAGGCCCTGCGCGTGTTGAAGGTGGATGCGGAAGGCGGAAAACAGGCAGCAGAGGCCGCGATTTCGGAGTCAGAGACCACCTCCAGCGCACCCGAGTCTCCCGACTGCAAGGGCCAGTTGCATCACGTCATCTCCAGACCCATTGCCAAGGCCCTGAATCGCCATCCGACACTCACGGGCGTCTATCAGCCCCGGGATTCACGTTTCGTCTCCCGTGCCGTCGACGAAGCCGCCCACTGTGGCTACCAGGACTGGCACCGGAAGGTCGATGAAGAGGTCGTCAATTGGCTCGACACCCACAAATCCGTGACCGCGAAGGAGTTCGAGGCGTTTCTTCGCTCGCTCTACAGCCGGCCTTCCTTGCGTGCGAGGTTTCCCCATGGATTCTGAGGCCCGTGACGCTTCATCCCGTTTCTTCGTTCTCAGGCATGCCCTTGGCTCCAGCCACGACTCCTCCTTCGAGACCGTGGGAGATGACAATCTGGGTGATGCCCCCCGGTGCCCTCGCTGTGGCGCCTTCATTGGGATGAGAACGTGGTTGCCACCCCTGCGCGGCGAACTGAAGCTGAACGGCGAGGGCTTCGGGGACTACGTGAGGGGACCTGGCAGTGGTGCGCTCGTCTCCGAGCAATTCGCGAAGGCGTTCCGCGCCGAGGGATTGACAGGCCTCCCTGACTTCCAGCCAGTCGAGGTGGTCCGGGTTCGCGGCCGACGGCGTTCTCCCCTCGCCTCTTCTCCTCCACCCTATTTCCATGTCACTCCTGTCTTTGGTGGCGCGGCGGTGGATGAGTCCAAGAGCCGCATCCGGCGTGCGTCTCCCCTCTCGTGCGACTGGTGCAGGGAGACCAACGTGGAGACCATCCATGGCTTCGCCCTGGAGGAGGGAAGCTGGCGGGGTGAGGACGTCTTCTTCGCCCGCGGCCTGCCAGGCAACGCGGTGGTCTCCGCGCGCTTCGTTCACTTCGTGGAGCGGCACGCGCTGAAGAACATGTTGCTGATCCCCACCGAGGAGTACATCTGGGATCCACTGGAGTTGGGACCGCCGCGCCCCACTCCGTGAGTTCGTCCATCAATGCCGGGGCAACGGCTGTTTTGAAAAGTGGTAAAGAAGTCCGTTACTTCGGGTGTTCCGCTCCAGCTTGCGAACCTCTCGTATTGATGATGCCCAGATGGGATGGAGCCGTAGCTCCCATCCGTGGGGCGGAGGAAGGTAGCGGGTGAAGAGACAGACTCCATTGTGGTTGCTCGCGGGGCTGCTGTGGCTGGGAACCTCCATCATCGTCACGGGCCTGGTCTTCTACGTGAGCTCACGCGAGCCCGGGTCCGCAGGGCAGGTGGATTGGCTGTTCGTTGCGCTGCTGTCGACCGCCGTCACGGGGATCGTCGTCGCGATCGTCCGCGAACTCCGCGCACGCCCCTCCCCCATGCAGCAGGCCGCGCTCACCGCGATCTTCAACGCCGAGGATCCCGATACCATCGGCGCGGTGGTCGTGATGAAGAAGGGAACCCCGGAGGTCGTCGCCACCGTCCGCAGCCGCGATGAATACCTCGAGCTGGCGGGTTCGGGCCGACTGCCCGAGGATCACCTCGTCTTCCTGCCCGACGACGCTTGAACCGCTGCCACGGTCAGCCCCTCACGCTCTCAGCTGCAGCCTCAGCAGGAGAAGCGCCCCCAGCGTGGGGAAGACGTAGCGCTTCCTCATAGGTCTCGAGCCGCCCTGAATCCACCGGCATCCGTCAGTGAAGCCCGCGAGCGCCCACCCCACTCACTGCCCAAGGGACGAGGGCGGGGACTTCGCGCTGAACGAGGGCACGTAGCACTTGCCCTGGTACTCGTGGAGGGAGTCCGGGCACGGCGCCTTCAGTTCATGAGGCATCCAGCACCCGCCCACCAACTCCACCTCGGAGTAGCGCGCGCAGGGCGGACGCTTCTGTCCCTTGTAGGGCGCTTTCGGCAGAGGCCGGACGAGCACGAATGGCTCCTCGGGGGTGGTGTCCGCGAGCACCCTGTCGATGGAGGCAGTGGGCACCTCGACTGCCGTGGGCTCCTCGTGACTCATGGGCGCTGGCGGGGTGTTCGGGGAGTGGGACAGCGAGGCCACCCACGCCAGGAGCAGGGCGCACAAAGTGGCGGTGCTCACCACGCCCATCCCCAGACGCCACCAGAGGCGGGGCTCGCGGGGCTCGGCGACGGCGCGGGCCATGCGCCGCGCTTCCTCAAGCACCCCCTCCAACGTGAGCAGCAGCGACTCCGCCGACTGCCTGTCCTGGGCTCTGGCCCAGTCGGTATGCTCCACTTCCATGACGGAGTAGCCCCGTGAGGCCCAGGCTCCGAAGACTACCCGCCAGTCCTTCCCCGGTGCCGCGACTTCCTCGGCGGCGTGCTTGCGCACCAGGGCCGTGGCCCCGCTCGTCTCGTGCGTGGCCAGGTAGAGTTCCACCTGACTGTCATGGGACTGCTGCACCTGCTCCTGAATCAGGTACGGCCCCACCCGCTCCGGTTCCTCACGGCTCGCCTGGGACTTCTTCTCCTCGTCCATGCGTGCTCCTCACTGGCCTCCCGGCATGCTGGAGGCCAAGGGCCGGTGTTCGCATGGACCGCGCCCGACTTCCAGGAGGTACCCGGTGTGTCAGGTGGGGGCCTACCCACACGAGTTCGATTCCCACCGCCACCACGTCAGAGGCACGCGAGCGGAGGCCGGGTCACGAGTCCTTCCGCCGAGAGGCGTGTGCCCCGCCGTCCAGCACCTCGGAGAGGGTCGTGGCCTGGAGGACTCGGTCGAACCAGCCGTCGAGCGTGTCCATGTCCGTGCAGTCGAGGATGCGCTGCCGGGCTGCTTCCTCCACGTGAATCCCCCGAAGGGCGAGAATCCTCAGGATGGACTCGGCACGTCCCCGTGCCAGACCCTCTTCCCTGCCTCGCACCAGGCCCTGCTGACGTCCCTGCTCGATGAGTTCCTCGCCATAGCTCCGCATCAGTTCCTCCGCGCGTTGCTCATCCAGCACTGAATGTAGCACCTGCCCCGTGGCCTCGTGGACGGCCTTGTCCCCGGTCCATAGCAGGTAACGGATGACCACCCGCAGGTGTTCGGCGCCCTCTGGAACCGCCTGGACCTGGGCGAAGAGGCCCACCCACTCCGGCAACTTGCGCGCCAGTTCCCCCGTCCGCCCGTAACGCAGCACCAACCACGCCAGCCGGGCCAGTGCAGGACCTGGCCGCGCTTTCAACTCCTCTTTGCCGGGCTCCAGGCGCAGACTCGACTAGTCCACCGAGGAGACGACGTGGGCGGGCAGAACGGCACGCAGTTCGGCCTCGGCCCGCTTGGGCGGCCGAAGGTGTAGCGGGCGAAGAGGTCATGAGGTCCGGACATGGGGCGGCACCCCAGCACAGAGCGGGCCAGTCGCACCCCACAGGGAGCCAGCAGGCCAAGTACACGTCCGCTTGCGCTCCCGTGGTCCCGTTCGCGAGACTCCCCTCTTCCGGGAGGGGTCTCCCACTGGACAGCCCGAGTCAGACGAACCGTCTCGTACAAATCGTCTGACACCTTCTCAGGACACCTTCTCAGAAAGCCAACACAAAACTAGGCTCCGATCCAAGAATCGGGAATCAACGCATCGCCATCATGCCAATCTTGGACGACGCTGACTGAAAACCATTCGTCGTTCAATCTGGCGTGATCTACGACAATGATCTGCGGACTTTTCTCCCCCTGAGACTCTTCAAAGAGTAACTGATAGATACTTCTAACCGCCGTGAGTTCACGATCTCCTGTGGGTTGCGCTCGCCCCAATAGCTTGGCAGTTTCAGCAGGAAACCAAGCTTGACTCGGCTGATCAAGCATCAGCACCGAAGGAACAGGAGACTGCAACTTCAAAAACAGTTTATGCAGCGCTACTGCTCCAGCAACATGATAACTAAGCCAATTAGCGCCGCTTCCTAATTCATTCAGCCCGACCCACTGCCCGTCGAGCTGAATTTCAAAAACAAAATCAACAAAGTTGATTCTAACCGAGGCGTCAGGAAACTCCACCTCGACCCCAAGAGAGAGAATTTGATTAATCAAATCACTTAATCTCTCATCCACATTCTTCTTGAGACGCCGAATAGCATTGTCGCCGACTTCAGCTTCGAGTTCATCAATTCTGGCCGAAAGTTCCGCCCCCCGCTCGTCCAGAGGCGTCTCCATTCGACGCATAGCATTCAAAACTTCCTTGGCACGACCAATGATCTGCTGTCGCCGTCCTACATCCTCCAGCAAAGTTCGACTCCTCTGGAGGTCTGAAAACAAGACCTTCAACTGTGCCTGAAGCTTAACTTGCGTCTCCTTCAGTTCGGCGATTTCTTCTTTCAGCCTTTGCCCTTCTTGCTCTAGCTTACCGCTAATACGCTTAGGTGGATTTCGAACGGACGCCAGACTTCGAAGTCCTTCAGATAGCATTCTCTCCATCGAAGAAACATCAACGCTTTCGCTACCGCAGACGGGACAGTTGTTCTTGTCTGGATCTGGCAGGAGGTCCCTAAGTTCAAGCCGAGCAATTTGCTTATCGGTGATCGCGGCATTTTCTTCGGCCTCTCGTGTGAAACGATCAATCGCCGCCAACTCGACGTTTTTTTGACGCAAAAGCCTTCTGACTTCAGCCTCTTTATTTTGAACATCCCCCAGATTCAATTCGTCAGTTGCCTTGACTATACTATCGATCTTGTAGTGGGAAATTTCCCCAAGCCTACCCATGAGTTCACTCATGGTGGGTGGCCGCTCGGAATTATTGGCCATGCCCAATGCTGCAGCTTCACCCCAAAGCCGCAGACCATGTTCGAACCCATCAGCGCGCAGCCGTGCCTTTTCACGCAGACGCCGTTCCAGCGAGTTTCGCTCCGAGTTAAGAGCACGGAGTTCACGGCGTCTTCTCAGCCTCTCAATGGTAAGTATACCCAAAAAATAATATGAAGCATCAGAGGCATGGCGTTTCTTGAATGCATCCTCCAATCCTGCAAAAGCCATGTTTCGGCTTGCGATTACATCCTGAGGCTGAAACAAATAAAAGGCGCAATGGCGAATATTTGCAGGAGTTCGAGACTCAGGATCCGCGTCACGCTCATTGGCTAACACGGGGAGGGCTTCTATGCCAGTGAACTCAGAGAGTTGCTCCCTCGCTGCCTCTATATTCCACCTCAGTTCCTCTGGCGGAGTTGCTGGCAGATCAAGTTTATATCCTGTCGCTATATGTACGTCATAGGAGGTCAAGCGACCTTCTTTCGGTAGAGGCCTGACCACTACAAAGTGCTCGTCACCTTTCGCAAACACAGCTCCGACATGCGAAGCATGGTCTCGAATCACTCCTTTAGCAATCGGGCATCCAGAAGACAGGAGGCAATAATTGACGATATCTAGAATGGACGACTTTCCTCGACTGGAACGCCCCGTAATCACACTTAACCCGAAGAGGTTGAACTCAATCTCTCGCAATTCTCCTGTCTTCCGCGAGTAAACCCCTATCTTCCAGAGTCGCCAACTCATCAAGACACCACCAATCCAAAAACAAGAGCAATCGCCCTATCGCCCCCCTCTTTAGCGAATATTTTGCCTAAGGCCACAGCATGACGTCTCAGCAGGACACTTGCTTCGGAATCCGGCTCTTTTGTACTACCAAGCGAAAGCAATCGTCCTTCGGCAAACGTCAAAACACCTGTGGCGACTCCCATCCGGACTGAACTCCAAAATGGCTTGGCCCAACCCTTGATCGCATGAGGGAGTTCGACCTTCCACTCAGGGTTTTCATTAAGAAGAATCGACAACTTTCCCTTGGCTGTAAGCGGCAACTCTCGTCTTATCCTCTCCGGTGCGAGCAAGACCAAGCTTAAAATCCCCCAAAGAAAATGCAAACCTTGTGCGGCGCCATCTTGTCGAATTTGTTGTTCTTGGTACCCCTGGCAAACCCAACGCAGGCAGATGGCGCCAAATGCTGGATTAGAATGCGCAAATTGATCTAGCACGGTGTCACTTACTCCTTGCAACCAGGGCGGACCAACCGATTGACGTAATCAGGATGCCAGCCAACAAGTGGAGGCGCATCAGAGCCATTGGCGAGCATGTGATACGAACCATTGGCAACATGGACAGGGATAGCCAATCCATTGTAAGAACCATGATATTTCATGCATTCGCCGTATATAGACCAGCCAGCCTTCGTCATTGATTCGCCTCCGGCAGGCTTGGTGCGCATGATTTCTAGTCGAACTATCCCCCACTTGTTTTTAAGATCATTGTCGTAACTCTCCAGGGCCGACCTGCTATCAATCCGCATTTGTAGCCAGTCGTCCCTTTCAGCTTGGGCTCGATGGAACATGGCAACCGCATTGGCGAGGTCTTCTTCCTCGGCCCCCAAGAGATCCATCTGCCTCAAATACACTGGATCTGTTTGGCGCTCAGCCTCCAGGGTGGGATGTGCTGCCATGCTTTTAGTGCTTATTAGCACAGACGGCAATTGTGCTTGATGAAGCTCTATAAGCTTGGCTTGCAACTCCTGGGCGGTCACCTTGCAGCCGCCTGACTTCAATCTGGAGGCCAAGATCAACTCAAACCATCCAATCAATCTTTCACTAAAATAGTTGATCGCATTTGGAGAGACCCCCATGCGCTTCAGTATTGGCTCGAACTCTGCATCCACTTCTGCCAATCGAGGCCGTGCTTCAATTATTGTTGACTGCTTAAGAAGTGAAACGCGTCGCCTTTGTGTCATGCCGAGCCAAGCCTGGAAGGCAGGGAGCAGGGCTTTGTTTTGTTTCTTGGCCGCAACGGCGTCGAGTTGCTTTTGAAGTAAGTCCAAATCGGCTGCCGGCTTGCTTTTGATGGTCAAGCAGCGGAGTTCCTTGTCCACTGTATGGGTGGAACAAAGGATGAGAGGCGTTGTTTCTGAAATGCGGTTTCGGGCTGCCAAGCTGACCCAGACTCGAAGTGTCTTCCATAGTTCCAGGGAATGACAGTTCAGGGCTCCGCTCTTAAATGAGTGTTTCCCTTGAATAGCAGTGAGTATTTTTCCGGTCGGTGAGCTGACAATGACATCGTCATGGCTCTCCAACTCGACCGTTTCTTCCGATTCCGCCTTCAGCAAAAACAACAATGCTTGGCGAGCCTGCCAGATGTACCCCGCCATTGCTGGAGCTGCCGAGAAGGACTGGTCCTCGCTCATTTGGTTCCAGTGGAACGCCACTTGCTATGGGTGTCAAGTTGTTGACCTCCTCATCCAGCACCAGGGGCAAAAGAGCCACGGGACCAAAGGCGGAAGGGGGTTCAGCCCGAGTCAGGCACCTGCTTCCAGGGTCTCAAGCGCCACACCGAGCTATCTCGCTATATGGCACCAACGGATAGGCGGGATAGAGGCGGTGGTGGGGGTGAGGGCTGGTGCAAAGTGGCCGAGGAGGGCCGCTGAAGGGGGCCGGCCGAGTCGTGCGCCCGGCCAGTGGAGAGGCAGCGCACCCGGATACACGCCTGACCAAGTGGCCCTCCCAGGAGGGCGCGGCAGAAGCCCTCGGCGTTTTGGCTGCTGCGCCTCAACACAGGTGCGTGGATTCAATCCTGGCGCCACTGAGGATGGGCCAGCACCCGGGCCTCAGCCTCCAGCGTCAGCGGCTGCCCGTGGGGAGCGCGCGAGGACGAGCGGCGCCAGCGCTCCAGCCAGCGCTCGCCCAGGGGTGAGCCCAACGCGGCCCGGCACGTGGCCGCCACCGTGGTCTCCCCCTTCGTCCCCGTGGACACCCCCGCCCCCACGTAGAAGCCCGCCAGCAGCAGCGTCACCCGCGTGGGCGTCGCCGCGCTGTACGTCATCAGCAACGCCCCCTCCCCGTCCTCCCGGCACCCCGCCCTCACCCGCGCCAGCACCTCCTCCGTCCACATCTCCGGGTTGCTCGCCGGGGAGAACGGGTCGAAGAACACCAGGTCCGCCCGGGGCACCCCCTCCATCCGCCCCCGCGCATCCCCCAGGTGCAGGCGCCAGCGCAGCCCCGCCTCCTCCCAGGCCCCGTCGCGCATGAGCGCCTCGGCCGCGTCCCGGAACGGTTGCAGGAAGGGAAAGCCCGCCGCGTCCGCCAGCGCCAGCCGCAGCGGCGCCAGGTCCACCTCGAAGCTCACCACCTCCAGCCCCCGCCGGCGCTCGGCGCCCAGCTCCCGCGCGCACGTGAGCGCCGCCACCGCGTTGGTCGCCGCCCCCAGCCCCACGTCGTGGATGACGAGCGGCTCGCCCGGGGTGCGCAGGCGCTCGGCCAGGCGCGGCTGCTCCACGTAGAGCCGTTGCGCCTCCTCCCACGGGCCCGTCGCCGGGTGCATCACTTCCCCGTGCCCCAGGTGGCGCACCGCGCGAGCCCCATTGCGCAGCGTCACCAGCTCGAAGTCCCCGTCCCTCGGATTCTGGCTCTCCACTCAGCCCACTTCCTTGAGCGTCACCGCGTTGGCGCCCGCTTCCAACTGCGCGTCCTTCAGGTCCTTGGGCGTCGCCACCGCCTGCTTCAGCTCGCGGTACGCCTGCGCGTAGGAGCCCCGGAGGATGGCGTCGCGCATCTTCCAGGTGAGCATCTGGTAGTGGTGCACGTTGTGCACCGAGAGCATGCGCGAGCCCGTGTGGTGCTTGCCGCTCATCAGGTGCTGCAGGTAGCCACGGCTGTAGCGCTTGCAGACGTAGCAGTCACACGTCGCGTCGAGCGGCTCGTCGGACAGGCGGAACGCCTGGCGGGTGATGCGCACCAGCCCCTGGAAGGTATAGGCGTAGCCCTGCTGCGCCATCTTCGTGGGGATGATGCAGTCGAACATGTCCACGCCCCGCAGCACGGCCTCGAGCAGGTCCGTGGGCGTGCCCACCCCCATGAGGTAGCGGGGCTTGTCCTGGGGGAGCTGGGCGGCGGCGCGTGCCGTCATCGTCTTGCGCTCCTCGTTCGTCTCGCCCACCGCGAGCCCGCCGATGGCGAAGCCGTCGAAGGGGTGCTGGGTGAGGAAGCCCGCGCTCTCGTCGCGCAGGTGCGGGTGCACGCCGCCCTGGACGATGGCGAAGAGCGCCTGGCCCGTGTCCACCTGGTTCTTCGCCGCCAGGCTGCGCAGCGCCCAGCGGTGGGTACGCTCCATCGCCTCGCGCGTGCCCGCCTCCTCCGTGCGCGAGTCGATGCACACGTCCAACACCATCATGACTTCCGAGTTGATCGCCTGCTGCATGGCGATGCTCGACTCGGGGCTGAGGAGCTGACGGCTGTTGTCGTGGAAGCTGCGGAAGTGGGCGCCCTTCTCGGTGATCAGCCGATCCTCGGGCAGGGAGAAGATCTGGAACCCGCCCGAGTCGGTGAGCACCGCCCCGTCCCACTGCATGAAGGGATGGATGCCATTGAAGCGGCGGAACACGTCGATGCCCGGCTTGAGCATCAGGTGGTACGTGTTGGACAGCAGGATCTTCGAGCCGGTGGCCTTGATCTCCTCCATGCCCAGGTGGCGGAAGGAGGCGTGGGTGGCCACGGGCATGAAGACCGGCGTGGGGATGGAGCCCCGCCGGGTGTGCAGCACCCCTGCACGGGCCCCCGTGGGGTCGGTGGTGACGAGTTCGAAGCGGACGGCCATGTGCGTCCCCTTATACCCGTGGCCGTGTCCGGACACGTCTCCTGTCCGCCCGCTCCCCCTCCCTTCAGACCACCAGGCCCTCGTTTTCCTCACCCCGCAGGGCTATTGCGAATTACCGCTTTCTGAATCATATTCACCCTCATGAGTCCGCGCTCAGCAACGCGAAGCAAGCCTCAGCCCCTCCGGGAGCGGATGAAGGAGGAGGCCCGGGTGGCCATCCTCGAGGCGGCGGAGCAGGTGATCGCCGAGCAGGGCCCGTCCGCCACGCGGATGGAGGACATCGCCACGCGGGTGGGGGTGTCGGTCGGTACGCTCTACAACTACTTCGAGGACCGGCAGCGCTTGCTCCAGGCGCTGCTCGACGCGCAGGCACAACAGTTGATGGCGGTGCTGGACGCGGAGCTGGAGCGCAGCCGGGGCGAGCCCTACCGCGCGCGCTTGCATGGCCTGCTGCGCTCCATCCTGGAGCACGCCCAGAAGCACTTCCGCTTCCTCTCCCTGCTGTTGGAGGAGAGAGCGCTGCGCGTGGCCGCCTCGAGCGAGGAGTTGGATCGCCATCAGCGGCTCGTGAACGCACTGACCGAGCGGCTCGGCTCGCTCAACCCCGAGGGCCTCGCCCAGGGGGTGCTGCGGCCCGAGGACGCGTCCCATTACCCCACCCTGCTGCTGGGCATGCTGCAGAGCACCCTGATGCGGCAATTCCTCGATCGACAGCCCACGCCCGTCGACGAGCAGATCGCCCTGCTGCTGCGCTGCTTCCTGGACGGCGCCAGCCCGCGCTCCGAGTGAGCGTCCATCGTCTTCCCACGAACAACCCCCCCACCACTCCATCCCAGAGGAGAGCCACACATGGATCTGCTGAGCCGCTTCGACTTCCTCAACCCCGAGGTGATGCGCAACCCCTACCCCTACTTCGCCGAGATGCGCGAGAAGGCGCCCCTGCACTACGACGCGAAGCTCCAGGCCCACGTCCTCACCCGCTACGAGGACGTGTCGTACATCCTGAAGAACCCCGCCCTGTTCTCCTCGGCGGATGTCCGCGTCGCCGGCAAGCACCAGAAGGAGCGCAGCCAGGAGTCCGGGCTCGAGGGGGTGGACAGCCTGCTCACCACGGATCCGCCCGTGCACACGCGCCTGCGCGGTAAGGTCAGCCGCTCCTTCACCCCCAAGCAGATCTCCGCGATGGAGCCGCGCGTGCGCGAGCTGTCGCGCGAGCTCGTCGCGGAGATGACGGCCAGCAACGAGTTCGAGTTCATGAGCGGCCTGGCCTCGCCCCTGCCCGTCACCATCATCGCGGAGATGCTGGGCGTGGACACCTCGCGCCGCCGCGACTTCAAGCGCTGGAGCGACGCGATCGCCAACTCCGGCAACGCCAGCTTCACCGGCAAGACGCCCGAGGACGTGGTGCGCAACGCCAAGGAGATGCTCGCGTACATGACGGAGGTGGCCGAGGCGCGCCGCCGCGAGCCTCGGGGCGATCTCATCTCCCTGCTCGTGCAGGAGAACGAGGGCCAGGAAGCCCTGACGCCCCCGGAGGTCAACTCCTTTGCCATCCTGCTGCTGCTGGCCGGCAACGAGACCACCACCAACCTGCTGGGCAACGCCCTCACCGCCCTCATCCGCCACCCCGAGGCGTACGAGTGGCTGCGGCGCGACCCCACGCAGGCCGCCTGCGCCGCCGTGGCCGAGGAGACGCTGCGCTACGACTCGCCCGTGATCACGGTCGTGCGCCGCACCACCCAGGAGGTGGAGCTGAGCGGCGGCAAGGTGCCCGCGAACACCACGCTGTTCGCCGTGGTGTCGGCCGCCAACCGCGATCCGCGCAAGTTCCCCGACCCGGATCGCTTCGATCCGCGGCGGGACACCACGGGCCTGATGTCCTTCGGCCACGGCATCCACTTCTGCCTGGGCGCTCCGCTCGCGCGCCTGGAGGCCCCCGTGGCCCTGCAGGAGTTGATGGCGCGTGCCCCCCGCCTGGGCTTCTCGCCGCGCCAGCCCGAGCACATCGACTACGGCGCCACGTTCGCCCTGCGCGGCCCCCGCGTGCTCTGGCTCCAGAAGAACTGAGCGCGTCTCCAAGCCAGGGAGCGTGGGGGCGAAGAAGCGTGGGCGCGCACCTCCGCGCCCACCGCTCGCTTCCTGGCCTGCCCCCGCGTCCCATGAACTTCCGCCGTCTCCCCCGCCGTTTTCCCCACTGAGGAGAGCCACTCATGGACCTGCTGAGCCGCTTCGACTTCTTCAACCCCGAAGTGATGCGCAACCCCTACCCCTACTTCGCGGAGATGCGCGAGAAGGCGCCCATCTACTACGACGCGAAGCTCCAGGCCCACGTGCT
Above is a window of Cystobacter fuscus DNA encoding:
- a CDS encoding Wall-associated protein precursor; its protein translation is MASACAALDPRKAAEIEKALRVLKVDAEGGKQAAEAAISESETTSSAPESPDCKGQLHHVISRPIAKALNRHPTLTGVYQPRDSRFVSRAVDEAAHCGYQDWHRKVDEEVVNWLDTHKSVTAKEFEAFLRSLYSRPSLRARFPHGF
- a CDS encoding DUF3732 domain-containing protein, which encodes MSWRLWKIGVYSRKTGELREIEFNLFGLSVITGRSSRGKSSILDIVNYCLLSSGCPIAKGVIRDHASHVGAVFAKGDEHFVVVRPLPKEGRLTSYDVHIATGYKLDLPATPPEELRWNIEAAREQLSEFTGIEALPVLANERDADPESRTPANIRHCAFYLFQPQDVIASRNMAFAGLEDAFKKRHASDASYYFLGILTIERLRRRRELRALNSERNSLERRLREKARLRADGFEHGLRLWGEAAALGMANNSERPPTMSELMGRLGEISHYKIDSIVKATDELNLGDVQNKEAEVRRLLRQKNVELAAIDRFTREAEENAAITDKQIARLELRDLLPDPDKNNCPVCGSESVDVSSMERMLSEGLRSLASVRNPPKRISGKLEQEGQRLKEEIAELKETQVKLQAQLKVLFSDLQRSRTLLEDVGRRQQIIGRAKEVLNAMRRMETPLDERGAELSARIDELEAEVGDNAIRRLKKNVDERLSDLINQILSLGVEVEFPDASVRINFVDFVFEIQLDGQWVGLNELGSGANWLSYHVAGAVALHKLFLKLQSPVPSVLMLDQPSQAWFPAETAKLLGRAQPTGDRELTAVRSIYQLLFEESQGEKSPQIIVVDHARLNDEWFSVSVVQDWHDGDALIPDSWIGA
- a CDS encoding three component ABC system middle component — encoded protein: MLDQFAHSNPAFGAICLRWVCQGYQEQQIRQDGAAQGLHFLWGILSLVLLAPERIRRELPLTAKGKLSILLNENPEWKVELPHAIKGWAKPFWSSVRMGVATGVLTFAEGRLLSLGSTKEPDSEASVLLRRHAVALGKIFAKEGGDRAIALVFGLVVS
- a CDS encoding ABC-three component system protein, which translates into the protein MSEDQSFSAAPAMAGYIWQARQALLFLLKAESEETVELESHDDVIVSSPTGKILTAIQGKHSFKSGALNCHSLELWKTLRVWVSLAARNRISETTPLILCSTHTVDKELRCLTIKSKPAADLDLLQKQLDAVAAKKQNKALLPAFQAWLGMTQRRRVSLLKQSTIIEARPRLAEVDAEFEPILKRMGVSPNAINYFSERLIGWFELILASRLKSGGCKVTAQELQAKLIELHQAQLPSVLISTKSMAAHPTLEAERQTDPVYLRQMDLLGAEEEDLANAVAMFHRAQAERDDWLQMRIDSRSALESYDNDLKNKWGIVRLEIMRTKPAGGESMTKAGWSIYGECMKYHGSYNGLAIPVHVANGSYHMLANGSDAPPLVGWHPDYVNRLVRPGCKE
- a CDS encoding MnmC family methyltransferase codes for the protein MESQNPRDGDFELVTLRNGARAVRHLGHGEVMHPATGPWEEAQRLYVEQPRLAERLRTPGEPLVIHDVGLGAATNAVAALTCARELGAERRRGLEVVSFEVDLAPLRLALADAAGFPFLQPFRDAAEALMRDGAWEEAGLRWRLHLGDARGRMEGVPRADLVFFDPFSPASNPEMWTEEVLARVRAGCREDGEGALLMTYSAATPTRVTLLLAGFYVGAGVSTGTKGETTVAATCRAALGSPLGERWLERWRRSSSRAPHGQPLTLEAEARVLAHPQWRQD
- the tgt gene encoding tRNA guanosine(34) transglycosylase Tgt gives rise to the protein MAVRFELVTTDPTGARAGVLHTRRGSIPTPVFMPVATHASFRHLGMEEIKATGSKILLSNTYHLMLKPGIDVFRRFNGIHPFMQWDGAVLTDSGGFQIFSLPEDRLITEKGAHFRSFHDNSRQLLSPESSIAMQQAINSEVMMVLDVCIDSRTEEAGTREAMERTHRWALRSLAAKNQVDTGQALFAIVQGGVHPHLRDESAGFLTQHPFDGFAIGGLAVGETNEERKTMTARAAAQLPQDKPRYLMGVGTPTDLLEAVLRGVDMFDCIIPTKMAQQGYAYTFQGLVRITRQAFRLSDEPLDATCDCYVCKRYSRGYLQHLMSGKHHTGSRMLSVHNVHHYQMLTWKMRDAILRGSYAQAYRELKQAVATPKDLKDAQLEAGANAVTLKEVG
- a CDS encoding TetR/AcrR family transcriptional regulator — its product is MKEEARVAILEAAEQVIAEQGPSATRMEDIATRVGVSVGTLYNYFEDRQRLLQALLDAQAQQLMAVLDAELERSRGEPYRARLHGLLRSILEHAQKHFRFLSLLLEERALRVAASSEELDRHQRLVNALTERLGSLNPEGLAQGVLRPEDASHYPTLLLGMLQSTLMRQFLDRQPTPVDEQIALLLRCFLDGASPRSE
- a CDS encoding cytochrome P450, with protein sequence MDLLSRFDFLNPEVMRNPYPYFAEMREKAPLHYDAKLQAHVLTRYEDVSYILKNPALFSSADVRVAGKHQKERSQESGLEGVDSLLTTDPPVHTRLRGKVSRSFTPKQISAMEPRVRELSRELVAEMTASNEFEFMSGLASPLPVTIIAEMLGVDTSRRRDFKRWSDAIANSGNASFTGKTPEDVVRNAKEMLAYMTEVAEARRREPRGDLISLLVQENEGQEALTPPEVNSFAILLLLAGNETTTNLLGNALTALIRHPEAYEWLRRDPTQAACAAVAEETLRYDSPVITVVRRTTQEVELSGGKVPANTTLFAVVSAANRDPRKFPDPDRFDPRRDTTGLMSFGHGIHFCLGAPLARLEAPVALQELMARAPRLGFSPRQPEHIDYGATFALRGPRVLWLQKN